Proteins encoded within one genomic window of Candidatus Nezhaarchaeales archaeon:
- a CDS encoding DUF790 family protein yields the protein MLPRRLLRFRVRRGLMVPLWLNTDNPEYVSAVERAIAFYEAHLGVEKCKIDWDEFRYEVGDDRLADGLRYALEHVYSWKPPVSLQRFKCNPSELRLKLFKLVNSELDGFAKDRISVLKRFALEHGFKDPVELEEFLWSDDPRGYLLARAMERVDVDRVVKLYNFELLDTLLSNSRMISFTSTGSLTMPKGAFVKALVREVKRLGLIYDARLEGGEVTVDVYGPVELFGRVTRFAWRLSALFDRILTVLRACKRWRVKILVRLKRRDLPCVLTSEDVPSLLMDVRQEEAVEPIFDSEVERRFYLVMSCVDKYRVEREPEPLIVGSTLLIPDYAFTRPDGVKWYVELIGFWRPEYTVKKRVKLEELRKAGFKRLILLVDEKYVEHFKGLGFPVFTYRMRGGKLDAPYGAIISLITS from the coding sequence ATGCTACCACGGCGGCTTTTAAGGTTTAGGGTTAGACGCGGCTTAATGGTTCCTCTATGGCTGAACACCGATAACCCGGAGTATGTATCAGCGGTGGAGAGGGCTATAGCTTTCTACGAGGCGCATTTAGGCGTGGAGAAATGTAAGATCGACTGGGACGAGTTTAGGTATGAGGTCGGCGATGATAGGTTGGCGGATGGTTTAAGGTACGCCTTAGAGCACGTTTACAGCTGGAAGCCACCCGTAAGCCTTCAACGGTTTAAATGTAACCCCTCCGAACTTAGGCTTAAGCTGTTTAAGCTTGTTAACTCCGAGCTAGATGGTTTCGCTAAGGATAGGATATCCGTACTTAAACGGTTTGCGTTGGAGCACGGGTTTAAGGATCCCGTGGAGCTTGAAGAGTTCCTTTGGAGTGATGATCCGAGGGGTTACCTACTGGCTAGAGCTATGGAGCGGGTGGATGTTGACCGCGTAGTTAAGCTATACAACTTTGAATTATTGGATACGTTACTCTCCAATTCAAGGATGATTAGCTTTACTAGTACTGGTAGCTTAACTATGCCTAAGGGGGCCTTCGTTAAAGCGTTGGTTAGAGAGGTTAAAAGGCTTGGGCTAATTTATGACGCTAGGCTTGAAGGCGGAGAGGTAACGGTAGACGTATACGGCCCCGTAGAGCTCTTCGGTAGGGTTACGCGGTTCGCTTGGAGGCTTTCGGCTCTATTCGATAGGATCTTAACTGTTTTAAGGGCCTGTAAAAGGTGGAGGGTGAAGATATTAGTACGTTTAAAGAGGCGTGATTTACCCTGCGTTTTAACATCTGAAGATGTGCCGAGCCTACTTATGGATGTTAGGCAGGAGGAAGCCGTAGAACCTATATTTGATAGTGAGGTTGAACGTAGATTCTACCTAGTGATGAGCTGCGTGGATAAGTATAGGGTTGAGAGGGAGCCTGAACCTTTAATCGTTGGAAGCACGTTGCTAATCCCTGACTACGCCTTTACGAGGCCTGACGGCGTTAAATGGTATGTCGAGTTAATAGGTTTTTGGAGGCCTGAGTACACGGTTAAGAAGAGGGTTAAGCTTGAAGAGCTTAGAAAAGCTGGGTTTAAGAGGCTTATACTCCTGGTTGATGAGAAGTACGTAGAACACTTTAAAGGATTAGGTTTCCCGGTTTTCACTTATAGGATGAGGGGTGGTAAGCTTGACGCTCCTTACGGAGCTATAATAAGCCTAATCACTTCTTAG
- a CDS encoding DEAD/DEAH box helicase produces MKQRLMVAAGMSSTFKLVRLSDPFFSLPKLDEASFNEVLRFADYLGRSEGVSVYRLNLAKCASLNPDDLGRLRRYGVQLSDEVLREIENIRSSSIVNVSLKGSDLVLTVTPSAEGLLPSYAIFEPKTRTYRVKPCMLWSLLESLRGKCRFNVDFDLEMRLSFKPEASFKLRGYQAKCYEAWRLNGFRGVIALPTAAGKTFLALQAIADLKVRTLIVVPSIELLHQWRRNIYRYLNAPVDKVGVYGGGFKEVREVTIITYESAYLNAEEIGGRFMLLVADEAHHAVAEGFRRGFELNVAKYRMGLTGTPLRSDGLHKYYDGVLGPLIQLVSEDELRRQGYIASCRVKRVYVDLDPEEMEEYRRYVKAYNDYCDRVIPEVRDPRRRFKLCLKYAAKDPQARVALRARSRARRLALNADKKVELVGELLSKYRGKKVLIFSRYVDVVREVSRRYLIPLIVAETNNDERKAILEMFRRGEVTKLASGMTLEEGVDVPDAQVGIIISGSGSNREYLQRIGRLLRPKNEPALMIELVTRGTMDQQLSLRRRKFKEWIT; encoded by the coding sequence TTGAAGCAGCGTTTAATGGTTGCCGCCGGAATGTCTTCAACGTTTAAGCTAGTTAGGCTTTCAGATCCTTTCTTTAGCTTGCCTAAGCTTGATGAAGCCTCGTTTAACGAAGTATTACGCTTCGCCGACTACCTAGGGCGTAGTGAAGGGGTTAGCGTCTACCGGTTGAACTTAGCTAAGTGTGCTTCCCTTAACCCCGACGATTTAGGTAGGCTTAGGAGGTATGGCGTACAATTATCGGATGAAGTGTTACGTGAAATCGAGAATATTAGGTCTAGTAGTATTGTTAACGTTTCGCTTAAAGGTAGCGACTTAGTATTAACGGTTACGCCGAGCGCTGAAGGATTACTGCCTAGTTACGCCATCTTTGAGCCTAAGACGCGTACGTATAGGGTTAAGCCATGTATGCTTTGGAGTCTTCTCGAATCTTTAAGGGGTAAGTGTAGGTTTAACGTGGACTTCGACTTGGAGATGCGATTATCCTTTAAGCCTGAAGCAAGCTTTAAGCTTAGAGGCTATCAGGCTAAGTGTTATGAGGCTTGGAGGCTTAACGGTTTTCGCGGTGTAATCGCCCTACCGACTGCTGCTGGTAAGACGTTTTTAGCCCTTCAAGCTATAGCAGATTTAAAGGTTAGAACGTTAATAGTTGTTCCGTCGATCGAGCTACTACATCAATGGAGGAGGAATATCTACAGGTACCTTAACGCACCCGTAGATAAGGTGGGGGTTTATGGAGGCGGCTTTAAGGAGGTTAGGGAGGTTACCATTATCACCTATGAATCCGCCTACTTAAACGCTGAGGAGATCGGCGGGCGTTTCATGCTGCTCGTAGCCGATGAAGCCCATCACGCCGTCGCTGAAGGGTTTAGGAGGGGGTTTGAGCTTAACGTAGCTAAGTATAGGATGGGTTTAACGGGGACGCCGTTGAGGAGTGACGGCCTCCATAAGTACTACGACGGGGTTCTAGGCCCCCTCATCCAGTTGGTATCTGAGGATGAGCTTCGGCGTCAAGGCTATATAGCCAGCTGTAGGGTTAAAAGAGTCTACGTCGATTTGGACCCTGAGGAGATGGAGGAGTACCGGCGTTACGTTAAAGCCTATAACGATTACTGCGATAGGGTTATACCCGAGGTACGTGACCCTAGGAGGAGGTTTAAGCTATGTTTAAAGTACGCCGCTAAGGATCCTCAGGCTAGGGTCGCTTTAAGGGCTAGGAGCCGAGCTAGGAGGTTGGCTTTAAACGCCGATAAGAAGGTTGAACTTGTAGGCGAATTACTCTCTAAGTATAGGGGGAAGAAGGTTTTAATCTTTAGCCGCTACGTAGACGTCGTTAGGGAGGTAAGTAGGCGCTACTTAATACCGTTAATCGTAGCTGAAACGAATAATGATGAGAGGAAGGCTATCCTCGAAATGTTTAGGAGGGGTGAAGTTACTAAGCTGGCCTCCGGGATGACGTTGGAGGAAGGCGTGGACGTACCTGACGCGCAGGTAGGTATTATTATTAGCGGCTCCGGTAGTAACCGTGAATACCTTCAGAGGATAGGTAGGCTTCTTAGGCCTAAGAACGAGCCGGCTTTAATGATTGAACTCGTAACTAGGGGTACTATGGATCAGCAGTTAAGCCTTCGAAGGAGGAAGTTTAAAGAGTGGATTACGTAG
- a CDS encoding 4Fe-4S binding protein, with amino-acid sequence MYGYKDGSGDYFIVIDTDRCNGCGDCVKACPYNVLELIPNEYDIEGGVMAAVREEHRKKIKYSCAPCKPVSGERRLPCLVACKLNAIEHSW; translated from the coding sequence ATGTACGGCTATAAGGATGGTTCAGGGGACTACTTCATCGTGATCGATACCGATAGGTGTAATGGCTGCGGTGATTGCGTTAAAGCCTGCCCCTATAACGTTTTAGAGCTCATACCTAACGAGTACGATATAGAGGGCGGCGTAATGGCCGCGGTTAGGGAGGAGCATCGAAAGAAGATTAAGTATAGTTGCGCCCCCTGTAAGCCCGTAAGCGGTGAACGTAGGCTTCCATGCCTAGTAGCCTGTAAGCTTAACGCGATTGAACACTCCTGGTAG